The DNA sequence CTACTTTGGTCAGCCTCTGCTTTACCTTTTGTTGAAGGCTTGAGCTATCTTATTTTGATAGACTTGTATATAGTGAAAATCTCAAAGTCTTTTCTAATCAAGAAGATCCAACTTTTCATATCTCTTCCCTACCCATTCATTCTTTGGGATCCTAGCTTCTAGCACAACTCTTGAAGACTTTACCTTTAGTTTGATGGACAAGATTGCTTTAGTTTCATAAACCAGAGAGAAAGGCGTGGTATTAGTGGATGTTCTAGTTGTCATTTTATACCCTTACAAAAAGCATAAGGCAAATTTTCCAGTCAATCCTTGTAAGTTCCCAAAATCATCCCAAGAATGGTCTTGATATTCTTGTTGGATACTTCAATTATGCCATTAGTCTACGGTCTGTAGGGAGAAGACTTATAATGCTAAAGGTATTCTTTGATCATATCTTAAAATTCACCTTTGAATTGTATGTTATTATTAGAGACTATCTAATGAGTTACCCCATATGGACAAATTATATTTTTCCTGATAAAATTGGACTGCCCTCACTATCTTGTAATACTTAGACTCTACCCACTTAGAGAAGTAATTGATAGCCATTATGATGAACCTATGCCCATTAAATGCATTCGGAGTGATCTTCCCAATGATCAATTCCTTATACAACGAAAGGCTAAGGTGAAGACATAATGTGCAACTCACTTGGCTGTACATGGTTCAAGTTCCCATTAATCTAACACTCGTGGCACCTTCTGAAAAATTGGACACAATCTGCTTCCATGGTAGATAAGCAATATCCCAATCTCAAGATTTTCTCTACAAGTACTCTTCCACTCTTGTGAGGAGCACAACTTTCAACATGCACCTCTTTCATAATCTACTCATCTTGATTTTTCATAATGCATAACAATAGCATCCTTTCATGACAACTTTTATATGGTTGCCCCCTAGCTAGGATAAACTGTCTAACCCAACATTTTATGGGAGCTTTATCTCTTCCATTAGCATTTTTAGGGTAAGTAGGATAAAATGCAAATACGCACAAACGTTGAGTCTTTTTGAATCAATTGgcctattaaaaaaaattaatttactgttaattatttttgcaatgataaaattatcattaagtTTATCTTTAACGCATGAAATAAGTTTCAGACAAATGAAATCCAAAAACACGTCATAGTAAATAGAAGATGAGATTCAAAAAGTACTCCTACCAACATTCAAACAAGTTTTCCATAATAACTTGTTGCCCTAAGGATTTGCAATTTTTATCTTTATAGTCAAAGAGGTCCTTCATTTAACCTAAATAGCCTGGGCATATAAAGAAAAATCTAATCCCATCCATCGACCGTTTATTTCTTGTCACGAGGTCAACAAGACCAAAATGCTCTCTCTCTTTTAAGCAATGTGCCTTACCATTACCAAGATAGAAAGTCCAATTTAATTTGGAAACTAATGAATTAGATGTAGTGGTAtgataagaatatttttttatgctCTTTATATTTCGTTCTTGCTCGCTAATACTTAAACAAGTTTGTGTGTAGATAATCAAGGGCATGGAAGTGGCATTTAGGGTTTTTCATTATAGGAACAAAAGATAATCTTCTTTGCTTCTTTAGTATTCTCATCCAAAGTATCGCTTCAACCTATCCGTGTTGATGATTTTTTGAAATTCGTTATCATCTAAGTCAGACAACCTAATTATACCACTAGTCAAGATCTGTTTGACCAGATAAGGACCATCCCATTTTGGCTTGAAGTTTCTGTAGGGATCAAAAGGCTTCGACCTCGCTTGCTTTCTCATTATATCTCCTACTTTGGTCAGCCTCTGCTTTACCTTTTGTTGAAGGCTTGAGCTATCTTATTTTGATAGACTTGTATATAGTGAAAATCTCAAAGTCTTTTCTAATCAAGAAGATCCAACTTTTCATATCTCTTCCTTACCCATTCGTTCTTTGGGATCCTAGCTTCTAGCACAACTCTTGAAGACTTTACCTTTAGTTTGATGGACAAGATTGCTTTAGTTTCATAAACTAGAGAGAAAGGCGTGGTATTAGTGGATGTTCTAGTTGTCATTTTATACCCTTACAAAGCATAAGGCAAATTTTCCAGTCAATCCTTGTAAGTTCCCAAAATCATCCTAAGAATGGTCTTGATATTCTTGTTGGATACTTCAATTGTGCCATTAGTCTACGGTCTGTAGGGAGAAGACTTATGATGCTAAAGGTATTCTTTGATCATATCTTAAAATTCACCTTTGAATTGTATGTTATTATTAGAGACTATCTAATGAGTTACCCCATATGGACAAATTATATTTTTCCTGATAAAATTGGACTGCCCTCACTATCTTGTAATACTTAGACTCTACCCACTTAGAGAAGTAATTGATAGCCATTATGATGAACCTATGCCCATTAAATGCATTCGGAGTGATCTTCCCAATGATCAATTCCTTATACAATGAAAGGCTAAGGTGAAGACATAATGTGCAACTCACTTGGCAGTACATGGTTCAAGTTCCCATTAATCGTCGTGGCACCTTCTGAAAAAGTGGACACAATCTGCTTCCATGGTAGATAAGAAATATCCCAATCTCAAGATTTTCTCTACAAGTACTCTTCCACTCTTGTGAGGAGCACAACTTTCAACATGCACCTCTTTCATAATCTACTCATCTTGATTTTTCATAATGCATAACAATAGCATCCTTTCATGACAACTTTTATACGGTTGCCCCTAGCTAGGATAAACTGTCTAACCCAACATCTTATGGCAGCTTTATCTCTTCCATTAGCATTTTTATGGTAAGTAGGAATCTAATCTCAACTATGTCTTGTCAATCTCAAGCATGTCTTTGTAGGACAATATGAAGGCTTCTTAGTACTTTGTTAATGATGTTGTGaacctttctttttcttgtagAGTGAGATTATTTGCTAGTTTATTTCTTTTGGATTATCAGGTGTACccagattattttttttattgcatcCAATATGTTAATAGAAAATGTCTTAAAATGATTATGAATGCTATGCCATGCCCTTCAGAATTAACATCAAACAAGTAAAAGAAGAGTTCATCTTATTAATGGCTGCCTCAAAATTGATATCAAACACTAGAAATAGAAATAGAAACATCAGAAACaatactattaaaaataaaagcaaatGCATGAGTGAAGCTCTAAGTGCTTGGCTTCTAGCTTGCAGTCTTATTCAAGTCCATAGTGTAGATCCCCTTTTGAACCTGTCCCTCCAGCTTAGGTAGTTTATCACCGTCAATCTAAGTTATATGGTGGTGGAACATTGTGGTTAGGCATTAGATTGATTCTAATGTTTGGCCTCCTACTAGGTTCAACTATCTTCTTCTCATCTATGAGGTCCTAGATCTTATGCCTCAATCTGTAGTAATTATTAGTGTCATGCCCAACAGTCTGATGGAATTGGCAGTATAGATTATGGTTGAAGTTTGCCGGTAGAGGGTTGTTAGTGGTTTAGGGGCTAGAAGTTCCAACCATTCCTTAGctttcaacttctcaaacacctTAGAAAGGTTCTTATCAAACTAAGAAAAGGTCCTTTGATTTGCCCTCATAGATTGAACCTCAACTACTTTCTAACTCCCTTGACTAGGAGCAAGTTGGTATCCATATCTCTTTGGTTAGTAAGTGTTTGGCTTAGTGGCCATCCCATATTCCAATTGAATCCCACATCATAAAGCTACTTGAATATGGCAATAGGTAGGTAGTAAAACTTTTCATAGTGTGTGGGGAATAGGTTCTTCATTACAATTCTAACTTGATCTTTTCAGCAGAGTGATTTTTCATCTTCATTgccttcttcctcctcctcaaaaGGAAGTCATAAAAGGTCTCATTGAACTTCTGCTTAGTCCATATCTAAGTCCTTTAAGGTGATATCCAAAGTAGTATTATAAGAGTACTGTTGGATAAATTTCTTAAACCAGCTCATCCTAGTGTTTCCTATAAATAGCTTTAAGATTATGATACCATAAGATGGTAAATCCTTTAAGTGAGAGAATAAAGAATTGAGCCACTTGCTCCTTATTTAACTGCTGGTCTTCATTGCATTCAAATAGGACCTTAGGTGGGCCTTCAATCTCTAGTCCTATTAAAATTTGGTAAGTCAAATATCTTAAAGTTTTATAGCAATCTCCTTCAACCTTGATATCGAAGTCCTCAATATCATAAAATCCTAACACTCCAGCTTGCTTCTTGAGGAAGCCTGAAGCTTCTAAAATTTATGGCTCATGTTCTCAAACTCCTTGGCATGTTACTTGTTTACCCTCGTAGTCTTATCTTTAAAGTATTGATCAATATAAAAAAGTCAGCATCCATAGGATTAACAACCCTAACTGTTGGATTAATCATTGTCGAGACTTATTGCTAGGTGTAATTTCCATTGTTCTATTTACAGGTAGCTTCCCAACAATCTTAAGGATCCTTGTCATCATTCCCTACAGTTTCCTGTTGAAGGTCTCATCCAACACCTTTTTTTATCAAAGCACGAGTGGTATTGTTATCGGCTATTGATCTTGTTTCAAGTTTAGTGCTTGAGGATCTCTCTGTTATTTGCAGTCTACCACCCTCTCTTGTCTAGGAAGTATTGTTGGTTTTTTTGGAGCTATGATGGTTATGCAACACAAAGGATAagtatgatgcatgaacaaaaTATGTATGCATGTGATAATACTTAACCTTTACTTAGAGCCAAAACTTTCTTGAAGTAGGTGAAACAATTCGATAGGACTAAAGAACTTGTATAAAGAGTGCCTTCCTTATCTCTCCAACACTTATGTATAAAAGGGTACGTTTATTTGAGAATCTAGCACTTCATATCTCTATGGCTCAATGCTACAACTTGGCTTACATCAATAGTAGATAATAGCCTAGGATGGTTCCTCCCCACTCAATAAATATTCTATATGTGAGCTTCCACTTGTCCTCTAGGAGATGTAATGGGCTTGAGAATTTTCTTGCCTTGTGTTATATGGCTTTAATACTCAACAGTTGGGCTCAAAGCCACTTCATGCTCCTTTAGGCTTATACTCTAACACATAGGGTAGATAGGCAATACACAGCATGCACAGGGGTCCTAGGGTCGCATTCTTTTAAGGCTTAGCATAAGTTCCTCCTTATACTTCATCTTAGGTCAATAGATGGCTCTTGTTGGCTGGAACTTTTGGCTAATAATCCTCCCGTGCCAGCCTAGAAGGAAGAAAAAGGTGATCCTTTTAATATACTCAACGAGTACTAGGCCTACCAATTATGATATAACCGATTATGCTCTAGTTCATATGGAATTAACACCTCCTCAATCTGTTAGAGTAAGCCCTAGTCCCATGTacattgtaaaaatattttatctacGATAAATAAAGATGAGGCATTTGTTTTATCACTTTATTTATTAATGTGCATATTAAACTGATAAAACATCCTTGAATGTTAGGTCTGTTTAAGTTATCAACTGTGAGGCACTTGGTAGTAAAACCTTGGAACTTTAAAGAACAACATTATAAACTTCCCTAGTCAGAGTGACATTGAACTAAGGCTAGTATGGTCTCTATGAGATGATAATATTTTACGGGTTATAGGATATTGGATATGAATCAGAGAATATAAATACAAGTTAAGAACGTTGTATTTGGAAATGATCCACTTATGAGAACATTACATGGTTGAAAGTCATAAATGTCTCTTTAGTGATACTTGTACTAGAAGTCCTTAGACTGGAAATCTCTAGGGATGCCTAGATGAGTCCTCGTATGCTTTGACTTATGCCTAACGCGTTCGTAAACAGGTTGACAAGTATGGATATAGTTGGGTATGCCACGATTCATACTAATTAACATGAGAAAAGTGAAGGGATTGCCTCTCTCgaataaagagaaaatattaTTGGCCACTTGAATAGTGAAACTGAGAAGAGTGTGGTCACACCCAAGTTGTATGATAAGAGTTATCATcaatttgattgattcaatatcaCTAATAGGTAAAGGAAAATAGTTTAGCAATAAGTAAGGATGACTTGTTCCATGCCTTATGCAAATCATGATATCTTATGACAAAGGATTGTACTAGTTTACTAGTAGGGTGATTTTCTGAGCAaatttataactatttaatttaggtaattataatttctttctagagaccaattataatttatgaaaattaaaaatccaTTGTCAATATTGAATAGTCCTACAGGATCGCGCACGATGAAATTTGGACAAAGGGTACTTTGGTCTTTTTTTATTGGACCATTAATAAgtgttttgtttaaaatattatcaacgGGCTCATGTGAATTTTGGTATACATTTCTCGGCCCATTTAATGTGGCTTAAGATCTgatataattagttaattaaaaagtttaattaattagttaaaagagAGAGAGTTTTAATAAGATTAGGGCTTGTTTTAAGGaagtttattttgaattaaatgccAACATCTAATTGgatttgaatcaaattaaatcaaactttcTATTCAAGTTTTTCACTCCCTTGACCGAATTAGAGTGCCTAAAATAGggaaaaataaaaccctaataggACTCTGAAGATGTGGCTATATATAAGTGAGAAAAAGGAGAGAAAAAGGCAAGCTTCTTCCACCTCTTTTTGGCCAAAACTCTTAAGACAAAAAGAAGAGATATCTCTCCTACTTGCTCTTAAGTTTTTGGCACTAAACACATCAAAGATTGATAGAGATTAGATCTCCAATCATCTACCTAAGCCGAATTCACAAAACCAAAAGGAATAGACAAACATTCAAGGAGCTAGCACACTTTCCTTTGGCCAAGATTTTTAGTGTGTGAAATCATAGAAGGGAGTCACTATAGGGCAGTCTCTTAGTCACATTTTTCTGGTGGAAAGGAGATCAAAAaggtaattttaatttatttcattttggtcTAGTCTTGCAAATAATCATCAAAAGTAACTCTTGCACCTTTAATGCCATTGTTGCATGCATCAACTCTTGTTTGTTCTTAtggcttaaaattattttatttttctgctgcACAAATCTGATATTAAGCTCATAAAAtttccaacagtggtatcaaagcctagTTGTATGATTAATAATGATATTAAAATGGTTTGCGTACTTAAACACTTACCTAGACGTGTAGACAACAAAGCTGAAATTTTCTGCATTTTATGTTTTCACTTATGAGTTAGTTAAATATTCTAAATAGTTAATATGATTAATAGGAGGTATTTTATAACTTATTTGagtatttatttgataaaaaaaatatgaacataattattaaatatttagaattgCCCCTAGAATGAAAAACATAATCGCCTAAGAGAGGTTTTTCATAATCGCCTaggattttcttttctaatatgATTAGTAAGGTTTAAATCCACTGAAGGTATTCAAACATCATTTAGATCATATCTGAAATGGGTGTCTTAATTAAGTGATAAACATAgtttttaatgattaataattaattttaacatgtTTAATGAAACATCTTCATAATATACACTTTTGCATGTTATATATGTATGCCAATTGTTTTATTTCGTTATGAttgaattttatcaattttgttCTTTTAATGGCGAATGCTATTTCATACAAttacatatttaaattatttatttcatatttttagtATATGCAAATTATATGTTTATGCTTTAAATATTAAACCACTAAACATATAAATCGAAAATTGGGTTGTTTGATTAGTGGCGCTAATCAAAGTTGCTTTGTGTTTCTAGGTTTTAAGAATGACTCATAAAATGAGTTGGTCAATAATTGACCTAATGGGCTTAGGCCCAAACCCTTTATCGGGATAATTCTAAAAGGCTAAACACACAATTTCCTTAACGAgcttaaactaaaaataaaatcgaaAATGTCATGATTATTATTGCTATGTATGATGAATGTCATTGCATGGTGCACTCAtgggtaggggtgagcattcggtcggttcggttcaaaaccgaaccgaaccgaataaaccaaaaaccgaattttaagtgtttataaaaccgaaccgaaccgattttggtcagaaactgaatcgaaccgaaccggtttgattcggttcgattcggttcggtttgatcggtttcgatttttaataatttttttattttttacactttattttgagtattttaaaatttaattaaaatattttaattttaatatgatttaatttctctatattattaaaaatacatattattttcactaatcggttcggttcggtttttttgatttttttctgatcaaaaccgaaccgaaccgaaataaccgaaatttctaaaattaaaaatcgaaccgaaccgaattgtataaaaaatcgaaccaaaatttcaaattgattcggttttttcggtttgaaccaaatactgctcacccctactcatGGGTCTTATTTtggatttataaattaaatacagCCTACGTTTCGTTTATTGATTTTGTAATGTacgttaaattttataatatagaatttAAAGATGGAGCCCAAGTTAGGGAGCTAACTTGTCTTGGCCCAGTAGTTGTGAACTAATTCATTTTGGCCCAACTGATTGGTGAGCTAATTCATTTTGGCCCAACTCGAAGAAGAAGACTATTTTGTAATAGATCTTTTTTCTCAATTATAGGTCCCTTGGCCCATGAGTGACACATTTATTTATACGCTTTATACTTATGCATGTGTGAATGTATGGATATTCGTTTTGCCATGTAAGTCATTTTCTAAACAATCCCTAAAAATTAAGTCAATACGAATTGCCTTCCTAAATTAGAACTTGTCAAGGCATCATCGAAGCGTGGGCTAGCCAAATTTAGGTGCGTTAGATTATCTTTGTGAGGCAAGTATTAGGGTAATTTGCTATACTTAACACTCAATTATAGGTTTAGACTTAACATGGGTAGTTAGATTTGCTCTTGGCCCTAGGCAATCTAAAATGGATATATGCCTGACATAAGATGTCAACCCATTAAAACCAAGAATCATATAGGATATGATAAGAAAGAGTTCCTACCTAAATAGCCTAGTCTAAGGTGTACAAACTTAGTTTGACTAAGACAAAGCGAAATGTGGATCTTGGCTCACAATTTAATCACcaacaaataaattatttatgggATATTAATTCGAATTGTGGATTATAATTAAAGACCTTATCTAATCTTATTTCAATTAACTTTGTAGATTGAACAATGACTACCAATAACAATCAAACATTTTCACTGCGATTTATCCTTGAGAAGGACAAGCTGAATGGAACCAATTTCATTGATTGGTCTTGCAATTGAGAATTATTCTCAAACAAGAGAAGAAGTTAGATATATTGGATCATCCATTAAACCTGCAAGAAATGTCATAGTTGCTCAAAGGGAggtttttgagaaaaaaaaaaaaaagaatccaaCGATGTGACCTACCTCATGTTGGCAACTATGACTCCTGATTTGCAAAAGCAATTCATGAATCAAGAGTCCTTCATGATAATGGTACATCTTAAGGAAATATTCCAAGAGCAAGCCCATTACAAAAGGTTCGTGACTACTAAGGTATTGACATCTTGCAAGATGGCACCAGGGACTCTAGTTAGTTCCCATGTACTCAAGATGAAGGGGTATCTTGATACTCTTGAGAAGCTTGATGTGCGCATCAGTAGGGAGCTTGCAACTGACCTAATTTTGGGGTCACTTTTGGATAGTTGTGATTCATttatcatgaactataacatgcaTAGAATGGATAAATCAGTCATCGAGTTGCATGGGATGCTCAAGAGTGCTAAAgagaacatccataaaactaaaTTTGTGCTCATGGTTCAAAAGGGCATTAGCAAGAAAGGGAAAGGCAAGGGAAAAGTTCCACCTAAGCCTAAGGATAATAAGTCTGGGCCTAAGTCCAAAGGCAAGGAGAAAAAGGCACCCAAGCCAAAGCCTATGCAAGAAGAGAGCATATGCTTCCACTGTAACAATGCTGGGCATTAGAAAATGAACCTCTATACCTAGAAGAGTTGAGGAAGAACAAGGGCAACTGAGTTATTAGACCTAATACATACTGACGTATATGGACCATTAAGCTCATTTGCTAGATGTGGTTTTAGCTACTTCATAAcgttcatggatgactttagTCTATATGGCTATGTCTATTTGATGAAGCGAAAAATCTGAGACTTTTGAAAAGTTCAAAGAGTTTCAAAATGAAGTGCAAAACCaacttgaaaaaaatataaaagtcgtTTAATCCGATCAAGTTGACGAATACTTAAGCCAAGAGTTTGACAATCATCTAAAAGAGTGTGGAATAGTTTCTCAACTTACCCCTCCAGGAACATCTCAATGGAATGGTGTGTccgaaaggagaaatcgaactctATTAGATACAGTTAGATCAATGATGAGTCAAGCTGCTCTTCCAACATCTTTTTAGGATTTCGCCCTTGAAATAGCTGCATTCCTGCTAAACAGAACTCCAACTAAAGTAGTTGAGAAGACACCATATGAAATATGGATCGAGAAAAAGCCCAACAT is a window from the Manihot esculenta cultivar AM560-2 chromosome 16, M.esculenta_v8, whole genome shotgun sequence genome containing:
- the LOC110603253 gene encoding uncharacterized protein LOC110603253, whose amino-acid sequence is MTPDLQKQFMNQESFMIMVHLKEIFQEQAHYKRFVTTKVLTSCKMAPGTLVSSHVLKMKGYLDTLEKLDVRISRELATDLILGSLLDSCDSFIMNYNMHRMDKSVIELHGMLKSAKENIHKTKFVLMVQKGISKKGKGKGKVPPKPKDNKSGPKSKGKEKKAPKPKPMQEESICFHCNNAGH